The segment AAAGTCGGCGCCTGCGCGTTTGGCCAGGGACGCCGCGCGGATGTAGTCGTCGACCAGCGCCTTGAGTTCGTCGTCGGTGAACACCTGCTCCATGCCGGTGACGCGAAATCGCTCGTCGAGGAGCGGGTGACGGTATGCCACGCGTGGTTCAAATGTCTTCTTTCCGTTCGGCTTGCAAAAGCGGCCTGAGTGGGTGAGTTGAAAACCGATGACGAGGTCGTCGGCGCGTCCGTAGCGGGAGGTGTGTGCCTGGACAGCGCGTTCCCGAAGAGCGGCGATGTCAGCGAGATTCGCCTCGCTTAGGATGAGTTGGTTGGGGTTGGCGCGCCCATCAGGCCTGACCGCCATCGCCTCGCCGCCCCAGATGAGCTTTGCTCCGCTTGCGCCAAAATTCTCCCAGCGTCGCTGCATGGGAGGCGTCGCACCGCCTGTGGTCGTGCCGTCCCAGCCTTCCATGGGATGGATTGCCCAGCGGTTGCCGATTGTCCGGCCGTTCCATGCGAGCGTCTGGCAAAGGGGGGAGGCTGGTGATTTCTCCACCATATCCTCTACCTGCAGGTCAACGCCGAGTGTGGCGACCGCTTCCCGGAACTGGGAGGCGGAACGGAGGGAGGGGATGCGGATGATGCGGGTTGACTGCATAATCTGTAGTTGGTAATTGGTTACAAGCGTCGAAGGGAGAGCCCACCGTCTATCGCGAAGACCTGGCCCGTTGAGTAGTCGAAGTCCCCGCGCGCAAGCGAGGCGGCGGCTCGTCCGACATCCTCCGGGAGACCCCACCGCGGTTGGACGCACAGGCCTTCCGCGATTAGTTTGTCATATTTTTCGGATACGGCGGCGGTCATGTCCGTCTTGATGACTCCCGGCCTCAGTTCGAAGACTGGGATGCCCTCGCTGCCGAGCCGGACCGCAAAAAGTTGCGTCAGCATCCCAAGGCCCGCCTTTGCGATACAGTATTCTCCACGATTGATGCTCGCATGGTCGGCTGACACCGAGCCGACGTTGATGATGCGCCCGGTGAACGATGCGTTACGCCTTCTTGCGTCGACCATTCGGCGCGCAAGCGCCTGCGTGAGGAAGAAGACTCCGCGAAGGTTGGTGCCGATCAGGCGGTCGAAGCTCTCCTCAGTTGTCTCCAGTAGGTCGGCGCGTTGTCGTGGCGCGACGGCGGCATTGTTGATGAGCAGATGAGGCGCGCCACCGCAAAAGGCGTCCGCGGTTGCGAGAAGCGTCAATCGGCATTCGAGTGACGAGGCGTCACCCTGGGCATAGCAGACCCGTACGCCGGTCGCCCGGAGTTCATCCAAGGCCGTTTGGGCAGCGTTCTCGGGACGCACGCCGTTGATTATCAGGTCCCATTTTTCCGCAGCGAGAGCCTTGGCGATTCCAAAGCCGATGCCACGGCTCCCTCCGGTGATGAGTGCGGTCTTGGTCATAACGGTGAGAAGTGGGGATTGCAGCCGAGAAGGGTGGGGCGCCTCGAAGGAGAGGCAGCTCGTGGCGGGAGACGAGACGGCACGAGGAGGTGGCGTGTGCGAACGTCAGGCTGCATGAGCGGCGGGCTCGACGGGTTCGCGTGACCGAAGCAGAAATATGCCGATGGCCAAGGCTGCTGCCCCGATACACGATCCTGCGAGGAATGCGTATCGGTACTGATTCCCCGTGAAATCCAGGAACCACCCGAAGGCGGGGCCAAAGATAATCTGCATGAGGGAGTTAACAATCCACGCTGCGGCTATGAATTGCGCGCATCGGAGTTTTGGGAAAATCACTTGGCAGAACGAGGCGATACCCGTGAAGAAACAACCTGAGAAAACGCCGTGCGCCAGCATTGCGTAGAAGAAGTCGTCAGCGCTTTTGAGTGCGAAGAAGCTGATGAGGGCCGCAGAGGAGCTGCAAAGCAACGCACCCATTGACACGCGCTGCGGGTGGAAACGGTCTGCGAGCCAGCCGAGCGGGAAGGCGAGCACGAATGATGTCAGGTACATCACGACGTGGATCTTGCCGAAAGTTTCCATGCTCATACCGAGGCTTTTGGCAGTGGCCACGGCGTAGATATTGATTGGGACGTATGCGAGATTTCCGAGCGCAAAGAAGACGATAGCCAACACGTAGTGTCGACACGTGAAGCACTCCCGCAGGTAGGTTTTATAGATGGTTAGAATGCTCGCTTTTGCCCTTTCTGGAGGGACCGGCGGGTAGTCTCCTTCGCGCACCCGAAAGCACATCAGCGTGAGCCCTGCGCCGTAGAACAGTCCAATGGCTATGAATATTATCCGGAAGTGTTGTTCTGCGAGGCCGATGACGAAGGAATTGAAGGCGATGCCGACGGCAAGGCTCACGGCTCTGAACACTCCGAAAAACCGGCCGATGAGCACACGCGGAACGACGTCGTTGATCAGAGCGGCGAAGATCGAATTGGCGGTGAGTGCGCCGAGTTCAAACGTCGTCCAGCAAATGCCGAGGACGATGAGGACGGAGGTGTTGGTCCTTTCGGGGCCCCAGCCAAGTAGCTGCCGTAGAATAGCCGCCAATTCGGGGCTAAGTCCCAAGCCAACCATCGAGAGTGCGATAAGGGGAGTTGTTCCCAGGAGGAACGGGATTCGACGGCCGTACCGGCTGCGATGGTTGTCGCTCCAATAGCTGATTAAGGGTCCGAGCGTCATTGCGATTACACTTGGAACAGTAATGAGGAGCAGGCCCGTGATGAGATCCGAAGCGTCGAAGAGCTTCAGCATAACCTGCATCATCGGCATCGCGGAGCGGTCTCGTGTCCACCATGCGATATCGCCCCAGAGAAGCCAAACCACCAGAAGAGCGAGGCCGGTCGTCGTGTAGGTGAGGGTTCCAACGGTCCACGTGCGAGGCGGTGTGCCTCCTGCGGGGGAATCGGTCATAGGGGTATGGGGTAGAGGCTTCGTGGGCTCGCTCAATTTTTTGCAAGACAACCGAAAAAGTTCAGGGGAGTGTTGCCGCGCAGTTCCCGTGTCAGCATCAGGGCGGCTTCCCGGAGGTGGTAGTCGCCCCACATTGACGACTCACCGCAAGGCACCCGCTTCCCTGGTGGGATATAGTCCCAGCCATTGGGCCTATGATAGACGGAGTGCAAGAGGAGTCCCTGATGTTTCGGGTCCTCGGAAAGATAGGGTGCCGTAAGGAGCGTCTGCATGACGGTGAGGCCGGCGCTCCGATAGCGCTTGCCGTCCGGACTTGACCTTCCGAGGAAGTCCGCGAGGCGGAGGAGACCTTGCGCCGCGATGGCGGCGGCGGAGCTATCCACCGGCTCCCATTCGTTTTCCGGGAGCGAGCGCTGTGAACGCCAGTCGCCGAGTTTGCCCAGTTGCGGTGCGCCGCCATCCCAGTAGGGGATGCCATCGGAAGAGGTGTTGGAGAGATACCAATCTGCCGTGGCGCGGGCCGCCCGCGAGCAAATCCGCAGCCAGCGTTCCTTCCCGCCGACCGTCGCGAACTTCTCCTCCGGCAGGGTGCTCAAGAACTCGGCCTGTTCCGCGAAACCCAGGAGCGCCCAGGCGAGGCCGCGAGTCCATGTCGTGAACCCGGAATAACCCTGTTGCGAGTTTGGGCACCTGTAACGCCCGTCGTTCGTGTTGAAGATGCACTCGTGCGCGACCCGTCCTGCCTCGTCGTAGTGGTCCCGGCCTTCGCCGTAGAAGAGAGAGTAGCGGGCGGTCGCCTCGAGGTGGTGGAGGCCGCGAGTGAAAAGGGACATGACCTCATCGTTTTCTGCTTGGAGCGTGTGGCCAAGGGCATCGGCAAGCATTAATACGCGGACGCTCCGGATGGTGTCCACGAACAGGCTATGCGGGCCATTGAACGAGTAGATATAACCTCCTCCCTCGTGAAGCGTGCTCCAGCGGCTGGCTTGAACCGCCCCCGACAGTTTCAGGGCGAGTTCGCAGAACTCCGCGCGAGAGCTGTCGGCAGGAAGCTGGCCTTCGTTCATCAAGCGAAGCCACGCGCCGTAGGTGCTGACGTTGTTGAATCCGTGGTCATGCACGCCAATGTGGCTGACGTGGGCGGCCATCCGGCATTGGGTGAGACTGGAGGCAAAATCCGCGAAACGAACCTCCCCTGTCGCTTCGAACTGAAGGAACGAGGACCCGTAGTAAAAGCCTTCCGTCCACTCGGTCCAGCCGCGCTGTGTGTAGGCTCCCTTCACCGTGAAGACGGGCGAGCCCTTGGCGGGGTTGAACTCGGCACGCATCGAATCGAGTTTCATCCCCGAAACCATCCAAAAGTGGCGGAGAAGGCCTTCGAGTTGGGAGAGCTCAAGCGGTTGTGGCGTCATGGGGCGGGTCGAGTGAATAATATATGATATATGATTTACTCCCGGGTCAAGTCTCGTTTGAGTTTTCGAATGGCCGGATCACCCAGCTACCGAACCAAAACCGAACTCGTTTATGAGACCTTGCGGGAGCGCATTGTCACGCTCCAGCTTCCTCCTGGTTCCCGAGTCAAGATTGACGAACTGGCGAGGAGTCTCGGTGTCAGCAGCATCCCGGTCCGGGAGGCAGTGGCGAGACTCGCTGCGGAACGGTTTGTGACGGTCACGCCCCATACCGGCCAGAACATAGCACCCATCAATCGAGACATGATTCAAGATGTGTTCGCCGTCATGAATGGCATTGAGCGGGCTGCAGCCGCACAGGTGCTCGCTAATCTTACACCGAGTGATATAGAGGAGGTCAATGCGATGCGGTCGAGAATCGAAGCAATAGACCCGCAGCAGCACGTTGAAGAGTGGTGTGCTGCCAATGTCGACTTTCACCTGAGGATCGTAAAGGTGGCTCGCCTCGGGTTGGCTGAAGACTTCCTACGGCTCGCCTTCTCGCACTGGCAGCGCATCCGGTTGTTTTACCAGCGCGACCTGGGCGTATCACAACGCGCGCGTCTGGAAGTTGAGCACCGCAAGATCACCACGGCGCTCAAGAACCGAGACCTGGCGGCACTGGACTCCGTCGTCTCCGATCACAACCAGCACGCCCTGAAACTGTACCTTCAGGCTGCTGCGGAAAGGCAGTAACTTCCTTTACAGAACAGCTGTGGCGAGGGATTACGGCGGCTATCGCTTCATCGTGCGATGCCTTCGTTCTTCCGCATACGCGCGCGCGAGGAGGAGCACGGGCTGTGAGACCTCGATCATGCTGTCGTCGGCATCTCGGAGGCCGATCTGAAGCTGGAGATGGCATCCCGGGTTGGAGGTGGCCACCACGTGCGCGCCTGTCTCCCGGATTCTTGCGACCTTTTGTGCCTGCAGACTGGCTGCTGTAGCGGGTTGGGTGAGATTGTAGATGCCGGCGCTTCCACAGCAGTGAGAGCTTTGGGCGCACTCACGCAGGGTCATGCCCGGGAGACTACGCAGGATCTCCCGAGGTTGGGAAACGATCTTCTGTCCGTGGCACAGGTGGCAGGATTCATGGTA is part of the Opitutaceae bacterium genome and harbors:
- a CDS encoding 3-ketoacyl-ACP reductase yields the protein MTKTALITGGSRGIGFGIAKALAAEKWDLIINGVRPENAAQTALDELRATGVRVCYAQGDASSLECRLTLLATADAFCGGAPHLLINNAAVAPRQRADLLETTEESFDRLIGTNLRGVFFLTQALARRMVDARRRNASFTGRIINVGSVSADHASINRGEYCIAKAGLGMLTQLFAVRLGSEGIPVFELRPGVIKTDMTAAVSEKYDKLIAEGLCVQPRWGLPEDVGRAAASLARGDFDYSTGQVFAIDGGLSLRRL
- a CDS encoding MFS transporter, yielding MTDSPAGGTPPRTWTVGTLTYTTTGLALLVVWLLWGDIAWWTRDRSAMPMMQVMLKLFDASDLITGLLLITVPSVIAMTLGPLISYWSDNHRSRYGRRIPFLLGTTPLIALSMVGLGLSPELAAILRQLLGWGPERTNTSVLIVLGICWTTFELGALTANSIFAALINDVVPRVLIGRFFGVFRAVSLAVGIAFNSFVIGLAEQHFRIIFIAIGLFYGAGLTLMCFRVREGDYPPVPPERAKASILTIYKTYLRECFTCRHYVLAIVFFALGNLAYVPINIYAVATAKSLGMSMETFGKIHVVMYLTSFVLAFPLGWLADRFHPQRVSMGALLCSSSAALISFFALKSADDFFYAMLAHGVFSGCFFTGIASFCQVIFPKLRCAQFIAAAWIVNSLMQIIFGPAFGWFLDFTGNQYRYAFLAGSCIGAAALAIGIFLLRSREPVEPAAHAA
- a CDS encoding GntR family transcriptional regulator, whose translation is MAGSPSYRTKTELVYETLRERIVTLQLPPGSRVKIDELARSLGVSSIPVREAVARLAAERFVTVTPHTGQNIAPINRDMIQDVFAVMNGIERAAAAQVLANLTPSDIEEVNAMRSRIEAIDPQQHVEEWCAANVDFHLRIVKVARLGLAEDFLRLAFSHWQRIRLFYQRDLGVSQRARLEVEHRKITTALKNRDLAALDSVVSDHNQHALKLYLQAAAERQ
- a CDS encoding glycosyl hydrolase: MTPQPLELSQLEGLLRHFWMVSGMKLDSMRAEFNPAKGSPVFTVKGAYTQRGWTEWTEGFYYGSSFLQFEATGEVRFADFASSLTQCRMAAHVSHIGVHDHGFNNVSTYGAWLRLMNEGQLPADSSRAEFCELALKLSGAVQASRWSTLHEGGGYIYSFNGPHSLFVDTIRSVRVLMLADALGHTLQAENDEVMSLFTRGLHHLEATARYSLFYGEGRDHYDEAGRVAHECIFNTNDGRYRCPNSQQGYSGFTTWTRGLAWALLGFAEQAEFLSTLPEEKFATVGGKERWLRICSRAARATADWYLSNTSSDGIPYWDGGAPQLGKLGDWRSQRSLPENEWEPVDSSAAAIAAQGLLRLADFLGRSSPDGKRYRSAGLTVMQTLLTAPYLSEDPKHQGLLLHSVYHRPNGWDYIPPGKRVPCGESSMWGDYHLREAALMLTRELRGNTPLNFFGCLAKN